Sequence from the Pontibacter pudoricolor genome:
TAATGTTCGTAAATTGTTCGCCGCAACACCCATGGCCCGGGCCCGGAAGTATGATGCCGGAAGGTTTTCGTTTAACGTGGCCAAAGGTCGTTGCGAGAATTGCCAGGGCGAAGGCTTTGTAATGGTGGAGTTACTCTTTTTGCCAAGTGTGTACGCTCCCTGCCCGGTTTGCCAGGGCGCCCGTTACAACGCTAAGACATTAGAAGTAACGTACCGCGACAAAAACATAGCCGATGTGCTGGATATGACCGTTGACGCTGCCTCGGAGTTTTTTGATGAAGAACCGAATTTAAAGCGCGCCTTAACAGTTTTGCGGGAAGTTGGCCTGGGTTATTTGCGACTGGGACAACCGGCAACCGAACTATCGGGTGGTGAGGCGCAGCGCATAAAACTGGCTACCGAACTACAGAAAGCACAACGGGGGAACTCACTTTACATTCTGGATGAACCAACTACCGGGCTGCACCCTGCCGATGTAGAGAAGCTGCTGGTGCAACTGGACAACCTGGTAGAAGCCGGAAACACGGTTATAGTAGTAGAGCATACCATGCGCGTAGTAGCAGCCAGCGACTGGGTGATAGATATTGGCCCGGGAGCCGGTGAGGAAGGGGGCAAAATAGTAGCAACAGGTACGCCTGCACAGGTAGCAAAGTCGAAACAAAGTAAGACAGCGCCTTTCCTTAAAAAAGCATTGAACAGTAACCTATAAATTAAAGCTTAAAACTATAAAATGGCTTCAGGACTTCTTGCCCTATTAGATGACGTGGCTGCCCTTGTGAAAGTGAGTGCGGCGAGTTTGGATGATGTACCAACGCAGGTAGCAAAAACCACCAGCAAGGTTTCCGGTATTGTGATTGATGACACCGCCGTTACCCCTAAATATGTGGTCGGCCTTGATCCTTCGCGCGAGCTTTCCATCATCTATCAGATCGCCAAGAAATCACTGATCAACAAACTGCTGTTGTTAAGCCCGGCTGCGCTGGTATTAGGTTTTTTTGCGCCGTGGGCCATCCCTCCCATTTTAATGGTTGGTGGTGCGTTTCTGTGCTTCGAAGGGTATGAAAAAGTACATTCTATGTTCAGTAAACACGCTGAAGCCGGTGAGCACCCGGAAGAAAAGCTGGAGGTGATCACGCCACAGGAACTGGAAAAAGAACGGGTTTCTGGCGCTGTCCGCACCGACCTTATCCTTTCCGCCGAGATCGTGGCCATAACCTATGCCACGGTAGCAGACAAGCCGTTGTTTAATCAAATTGCTGTTATGCTGGCTGTTGGTATTTTTATAACGATAGCTGTGTATGGTTTTGTTGGCTTAATTGTGAAAGCCGATGACTTTGGCGTGCATTTGGCGAAAGACAAACATAGTCCGCAGGTACAGAAAATGGGGCGGAGCCTGGTGAAGTTCATGCCTAAATTTTTAAAGATTCTGAGCTATGTTGGTACAGCAGCTATGTTGTGGGTTGGCGCTGAAATTATAGCGCACGGTATTCCGTTCACAAGTCATGCGCTTGATAACCTCGAACATTCCCTTGCTGATATACCTGCCTTGGCCTGGTTTGTAAAAGCGTTGGTTTGCGCTATTGGCGGTCTGATCCTGGGCTTTTTTATCGAAAAAGTAGTGGTGCTTTTCCGGAAACTCTTAAAAAAATCTCCTGCTGAAAAAAGCCTGTAAACTATAGTTTCCCGAACTATAGTTTGATAACTATACCAAAGAGCAATCCTGCCTGATTTGCGCGGGGTTGCTCTTTTTGCTAACTATAGTTGCTGTTTTTAATCCTGGAAAGAGTCACCAATTCCTGTCTTTTCACCGGCTGCTATAGTTGCTGGCAGGCCAGATGCGAAGCAGTATTTAATGAAGTAAAACCAATCTGTCATTCTGCTAAGATACTTATCGGAAGGGAGGTTATGCCACCGAGATCCTTCCGGGATGACAACGTTGTGTAAACTAATTCTGCGCTCTTTCTAAAATGCTTTTGATAAAATGAACGAATGATGACAGCTGTTGTTATTTTTGCCAAACTATAGCCTTACGCACAACTGCTTGCCACACCCGATAGCCTCCCGAAACCCGCACTTCACTCCTTTTGACGATCCAATAGCGACTGATACCTTACCTGAAAAGTTTACTTATCCTTTCAACTATACGCCCCATCCTGTCAGTTTACTTGCTGCCGAAAAACTCCAGTTTCACCTGAAAAAC
This genomic interval carries:
- a CDS encoding DUF808 domain-containing protein — its product is MASGLLALLDDVAALVKVSAASLDDVPTQVAKTTSKVSGIVIDDTAVTPKYVVGLDPSRELSIIYQIAKKSLINKLLLLSPAALVLGFFAPWAIPPILMVGGAFLCFEGYEKVHSMFSKHAEAGEHPEEKLEVITPQELEKERVSGAVRTDLILSAEIVAITYATVADKPLFNQIAVMLAVGIFITIAVYGFVGLIVKADDFGVHLAKDKHSPQVQKMGRSLVKFMPKFLKILSYVGTAAMLWVGAEIIAHGIPFTSHALDNLEHSLADIPALAWFVKALVCAIGGLILGFFIEKVVVLFRKLLKKSPAEKSL